The following are encoded in a window of Arthrobacter woluwensis genomic DNA:
- a CDS encoding proline--tRNA ligase: MITRLSSLFLRTLREDPVDAEVASHKLLVRAGYIRRAAPGIYTWLPLGLSVLRKVEQIIREEMAAIGAQEVHFPALLPKEPYEVTNRWTEYGEGLFRLQDRKGADYLLAPTHEEMFTLLVKDLYSSYKDLPLAIYQIQNKYRDEARPRAGLLRGREFIMKDSYSFDVDDAGLDASYLAHRGAYLRIFERLGLEVVPVKATAGAMGGSRSEEFLHPTAIGEDTFVRSAGGYAANVEAVTTVAPEPIDYASLPAAVVRDTPDTPTIDTLVDAANRTEPRADRPWTAADTLKNVVLAVTLPTGERQLVIIGVPGDRAVDLKRVEANIGAFLPVGGEIGLEAASEEDLKKNTALVKGYIGPGLSTDEPVLGSEGAAKVLYLVDPRVVPGSSWITGANVDGKHVFGLVAERDFGWDGVIEATEVREGDLAPDGSGPLELARGIEMGHIFQLGRKYAEALDLKVLDQNGKQVVVTMGSYGVGVTRAVAALAEANHDDRGLIWPRNVAPADVHVVAVGRGEEIFSTAAQLAEELSAAGLDVIYDDRPKVSPGVKFGDAELLGVPTILAVGKGLADGVVELKDRRSGEAQNVPVAEAVAAVRAAVAH; the protein is encoded by the coding sequence GTGATCACACGCCTTTCCTCGCTCTTCCTGCGAACCCTGCGTGAAGACCCGGTGGACGCCGAGGTCGCCAGCCACAAGCTCCTGGTCCGCGCCGGTTACATCCGGCGCGCCGCCCCAGGCATCTACACGTGGCTGCCGCTCGGTCTGAGCGTGCTGCGCAAGGTGGAGCAGATCATCCGTGAGGAGATGGCGGCCATCGGCGCGCAGGAGGTCCACTTCCCGGCCCTGTTGCCGAAGGAGCCCTACGAGGTCACCAACCGCTGGACCGAGTACGGCGAGGGCCTCTTCCGCCTGCAGGACCGCAAGGGCGCCGATTACCTCCTGGCTCCGACCCACGAGGAGATGTTCACCCTCCTGGTGAAGGACCTGTACTCCTCGTACAAGGACCTGCCCCTCGCGATCTACCAGATCCAGAACAAGTACCGCGATGAGGCACGCCCGCGCGCCGGCCTCCTGCGCGGCCGCGAGTTCATCATGAAGGACTCCTACTCCTTCGACGTCGACGACGCCGGCCTGGACGCCAGCTACCTGGCTCACCGTGGCGCCTACCTGCGCATCTTCGAGCGCCTCGGCCTCGAAGTGGTCCCCGTGAAGGCCACCGCCGGCGCCATGGGCGGTTCCCGGAGCGAGGAGTTCCTGCACCCCACCGCGATCGGTGAGGACACCTTCGTGCGCTCCGCGGGCGGGTACGCCGCGAACGTCGAGGCCGTGACCACCGTGGCGCCCGAGCCCATCGACTACGCGTCGCTGCCGGCCGCCGTCGTCCGCGACACCCCGGACACGCCCACCATCGACACGCTCGTGGACGCGGCCAACCGGACCGAGCCGCGCGCCGACCGTCCCTGGACGGCCGCCGACACCCTCAAGAACGTGGTCCTCGCCGTCACGCTGCCCACGGGCGAACGTCAGCTCGTGATCATCGGCGTCCCCGGCGACCGCGCCGTGGACCTCAAGCGCGTCGAGGCGAACATCGGCGCGTTCCTGCCGGTGGGCGGGGAGATCGGACTCGAGGCCGCCTCCGAGGAGGACCTCAAGAAGAACACCGCGCTGGTCAAGGGGTACATCGGCCCCGGCCTGAGCACCGACGAGCCCGTCCTGGGTTCCGAGGGCGCCGCCAAGGTCCTGTACCTGGTGGATCCCCGCGTCGTGCCCGGTTCCAGCTGGATCACCGGCGCGAACGTCGACGGGAAGCACGTCTTCGGCCTGGTGGCCGAGCGCGACTTCGGCTGGGACGGCGTCATCGAGGCCACCGAGGTGCGCGAAGGCGACCTCGCCCCCGACGGCAGCGGTCCGCTGGAGCTGGCCCGCGGCATCGAGATGGGCCACATCTTCCAGCTCGGCCGTAAGTACGCCGAGGCGCTCGACCTGAAGGTGCTGGACCAGAACGGCAAGCAGGTCGTGGTGACCATGGGTTCGTACGGCGTCGGCGTGACCCGTGCGGTCGCCGCGCTGGCCGAGGCCAACCACGACGACCGCGGCCTCATCTGGCCCCGCAACGTCGCCCCGGCCGATGTGCACGTGGTGGCCGTGGGCCGCGGCGAGGAGATCTTCTCCACCGCCGCCCAGCTCGCGGAGGAGCTGTCCGCCGCAGGCCTGGACGTCATCTACGACGATCGTCCCAAGGTCTCTCCCGGCGTGAAGTTCGGCGACGCCGAACTGCTCGGAGTCCCCACGATCCTCGCGGTCGGCAAGGGTCTGGCCGATGGTGTGGTGGAGCTCAAGGACCGCCGCAGCGGGGAAGCGCAGAACGTGCCGGTGGCCGAGGCGGTCGCCGCAGTGCGTGCCGCCGTCGCGCACTGA
- a CDS encoding ABC transporter ATP-binding protein, whose protein sequence is MDRSQRAGSQPAPGQAAVTVRGLHVRRGRLHVLRNVDFAVASGSITGLLGPSGSGKTTLMRVIMGLQRFGSGSVTVLGSPAGAAALRRKLGYMTQSPSVYRDLTVLDNVRYFATVHGRSAAEARDAVDAVGLTGESRRLTADLSGGQFNRVSLACALVGDPELLIMDEPTVGLDPVLRAELWAHFRRLADAGATLLVSSHVMEEARHCQDLLLLRDGRLLAQLTPDELAERGHTTDLEQAFLAMIQASGASGPGQEEAAS, encoded by the coding sequence ATGGACAGGTCGCAGCGAGCCGGCTCACAGCCGGCACCAGGACAGGCCGCGGTCACCGTCCGAGGGCTGCACGTGCGACGCGGCCGTCTGCACGTGCTGAGGAATGTGGATTTCGCGGTCGCCTCCGGCAGCATCACGGGTCTGCTGGGGCCCTCCGGCAGCGGCAAGACGACCCTGATGCGGGTGATCATGGGCCTCCAGCGCTTCGGTTCCGGCAGCGTGACCGTGCTCGGCTCGCCGGCCGGCGCCGCTGCGCTCCGGCGGAAGCTCGGCTACATGACCCAGTCCCCCAGCGTCTACCGCGACCTGACGGTCCTGGACAACGTCCGCTACTTCGCCACCGTGCACGGCAGATCGGCCGCCGAGGCCCGCGACGCCGTCGACGCGGTGGGGCTGACCGGCGAGTCCCGGCGGCTCACCGCGGACCTGTCCGGCGGGCAGTTCAACCGCGTCTCCCTGGCCTGCGCCCTGGTCGGCGACCCGGAGCTGCTCATCATGGACGAACCCACCGTCGGCCTGGACCCGGTGCTGCGGGCGGAGCTCTGGGCCCACTTCCGCCGACTCGCCGACGCCGGCGCCACACTGCTGGTGTCCAGCCATGTCATGGAGGAGGCACGTCACTGCCAGGACCTCCTGCTGCTGCGGGACGGCCGGCTCCTGGCGCAGCTGACGCCCGACGAGCTGGCGGAGCGCGGTCACACCACGGACCTGGAACAGGCGTTCCTGGCCATGATCCAGGCGTCCGGCGCTTCCGGACCGGGACAGGAAGAGGCGGCGTCATGA